In Blattabacterium cuenoti, the genomic window ATTTATAATAATCCTAATTCTAAACGAGCCTCTTCACTCATAAATTCCCTACTCCAAGGTGGATCAAATGTTAAAACTACATCTACTTCTTTTATTTCTTGTATAGATTGAACTTTATCTTTGACTTCTAAAGGTAAGCTTTCTGCTACTGGACAATTAGGCGTAGTTAAAGTCATTACTATTTTAACTTTTTTTTCTCCTGAAATTTGAATATCATAAATCAGACCTAATTCATAAATATCTACTGAAATTTCTGGATCATATATATTTTTTAATACAGAAATAATACGTTCTTCTAAATTTAAAGAAGAATCTATTTGTTCATTTTTCATTTATTAAAGATCCAAATTGATCAAAATAACGAATAGGATAACCTAATTTTTTTAGATTAGGTAATATATCACGGGCTCTTCCAACAATTATAATTCTACCATTTTTTGTTAAGAAAAATTTTCTACATGATTGTAGTATATTATTTATAGTAACTGATTCTAGTTTATTCAAATAATTTTTATAAAATCCACTTGGAAGATTAT contains:
- a CDS encoding iron-sulfur cluster assembly protein; protein product: MKNEQIDSSLNLEERIISVLKNIYDPEISVDIYELGLIYDIQISGEKKVKIVMTLTTPNCPVAESLPLEVKDKVQSIQEIKEVDVVLTFDPPWSREFMSEEARLELGLL